In Bacteroidales bacterium, the genomic stretch AGATACGACTTGTATGTGAGCGGGAAGAGTACTGCCTTGATGATTAGGGTAAGGAGAAGGATGATGATCCCGTAATTGGCAATCGAATTATCCAGCCAGTTGAAGATGGGAATAATGATGTATTTGTTGACCCATTTGAATACGGCCCAGCCTAGCGGGATAAGGCTTTCAAATTCCTGATCGTATTGTTTCATCGTGTTGTAGTGATTGGGGCCAAAATAGAAGCTCATCGGAGCCTCATACTGGTCTTTGCTTTCATAGGGCACCCCAATCTCTGCGGCAAGGTATTTCTGATATTTTTCGGAGTCTTCTTCGTTGCGTACCTCTACTCTTGAATTGGTAAAATAGCCGTCCGATACCAGGATGGATGAGAAAAACTTTTGTTTAAAGGCGATCCACTTTAATCTGTTTTGCAGTTCTTCCTCTTCTTCATCACTGGTCATGCCCCCCAGGGTGTTCACCTCATCCTGATAAAACTTATACCCGACAGTGGTAGTGTTTCGCCTGTTGTCCTCACTTTTTTCCAGTCGTGGGGATCTAATATCCCACTGCAGATCCAGTTCGGTGTAATTATTGGGTATCACCTCGTTCATCCCGTGAAAACGGATGTTGAAATCCATTATGTGCGTATTGGGGGCAAGGGTATAAACATATTCAATATAACGATCCTGCCCCGCATGAAGCCGAAGTCTTACCGTTTGTTCACTTGCTCCTGCATAAAGGGAGTCCTGATCGCCTACCACTTCATAGTATAGATTGTTGGTGGCAATTTGGCGCTTGTTGGCAAAGAAATTAAAGCCAAATGTGTTGTGATCTCCGCTGAACAGGACCAGAGGCCTGCCATCGTAAGTTTCATATTTTTTTAATTCCACCGAATATGGCTTGCCACCTTTGGTAGAAATTTTTGTTTTCATCAGTTCATTCTCAAGAACGACAAACTCCTTTTCGCCTTTGGCTGACACAGCAAAGGGTCCGTACATATCCCTCAGTTCACTTTCGGTGGTATCTCTGCCGGTTTGGGCTTTTTCCTGTGTCTGGGCCTGCTGAGGTTGTGGCTGTTCTGCTTCTTGTTGTTTATCGGTTACCTGTGTATCTTGTTGCATTTGTTCCACTCTTTCCAGAGAATCCCGTACCCGTTGCATCCTTTGTCTTTCTTCCTCCGAAGGGCGGTTGACAATC encodes the following:
- the yidC gene encoding membrane protein insertase YidC, coding for MDKNSIIGLLIIALILVVYGIVNRPSEEERQRMQRVRDSLERVEQMQQDTQVTDKQQEAEQPQPQQAQTQEKAQTGRDTTESELRDMYGPFAVSAKGEKEFVVLENELMKTKISTKGGKPYSVELKKYETYDGRPLVLFSGDHNTFGFNFFANKRQIATNNLYYEVVGDQDSLYAGASEQTVRLRLHAGQDRYIEYVYTLAPNTHIMDFNIRFHGMNEVIPNNYTELDLQWDIRSPRLEKSEDNRRNTTTVGYKFYQDEVNTLGGMTSDEEEEELQNRLKWIAFKQKFFSSILVSDGYFTNSRVEVRNEEDSEKYQKYLAAEIGVPYESKDQYEAPMSFYFGPNHYNTMKQYDQEFESLIPLGWAVFKWVNKYIIIPIFNWLDNSIANYGIIILLLTLIIKAVLFPLTYKSYLSQAKMRVLKPEIDELNKKYPKKEDSMKKQRAQMDLYKKAGVNPMGGCLPMLLQLPILIAMVQFFPSSFELRQEGFLWANDLSSYDSILDLPFSIPFYGDHISLFTLLMAVTLIFTTKINSSQMSGSQQMPGMKFFTTYFMPVMLLFIFNSFASGLSYYFFLSNIITLGQTLIIRNFVDDEEIHRKLKENKKKPQKKSKMQQRLEEAQQKQAQKKQGYQAKKK